From Salvia splendens isolate huo1 chromosome 16, SspV2, whole genome shotgun sequence, a single genomic window includes:
- the LOC121772472 gene encoding E3 ubiquitin-protein ligase HAKAI homolog isoform X2 has protein sequence MLQIRLSKPASESGATAKPVPVDTVTVACPDHLVLADLPVAKGLGTASATAVIKSVGRRSRRQLGERVHFCVRCDFPVAIYGRLSPCEHAFCLDCARSHSLCYLCDERIQKIQTIKLMEGIFICAAPRCLKSFLKKSEFEMHINDVHADLLHPNKEKEGNESEAMSARKPSASDTTVQAPLRPIFSPLSSSQVHDREDKAQLPQSRDQPPLKPAAQQRPTPSFPGQAPDHPSEHPDGIPSHPFDRATSQNHFPRQTFEGHGQSGSRQDSADGMQPYFGAPYGMPRPDSAPEGGQGQGSLLGFPPSPAGPMNFPQNYPQWNAVPGSVPLEPPMVSQGSMDGFMNVDPQGRGFFQNDYGQNAGNKSLEQQRQGGNFVDPRDGKGILAPQPLHLPPPPLRPPPHLPQGSSYSGDGNHDGPPGFSWPAERRDSFGGGE, from the exons ATGCTGCAGATTCGGCTGAGCAAGCCAGCTAGTGAAAGCGGTGCGACTGCGAAACCTGTGCCTGTGGACACTGTTACTGTCGCTTGCCCCGATCATCTTGTGCTAGCTGATCTTCCTGTGGCGAAGGGTTTGGGTACAGCATCTGCAACCGCTGTTATCAAGTCTGTTGGACGCCGCTCCCGTCGCCAGCTCGGTGAGCGTGTTCATTTCTGTGTTAGATGCGATTTTCCGGTTGCTATTTATGGGCGTCTG AGCCCATGTGAGCATGCCTTCTGTTTGGACTGTGCCAGGAGTCATTCTCTTTGTTATCT TTGTGATGAACGCATCCAGAAGATTCAGACAATCAAACTGATGGAAGGAATCTTCATATGTGCTGCCCCTCGTTGTCTCAAGTCCTTCTTAAAGAAGAGTGAATTTGAGATGCATATAAATGACGTCCATGCTGATCTTCTTCACCCCAATAAGGAGAAAGAAGGAAATGAATCAGAAGCGATGAGTGCTAGGAAACCTTCAGCCTCGGATACCACTGTTCAAGCACCCCTGAGGCCGATTTTCTCTCCCCTTTCAAGTTCTCAAGTTCATGATCGCGAAGACAAAGCCCAGCTGCCTCAATCCAGGGATCAACCACCTTTGAAACCTGCTGCACAGCAAAGGCCAACACCATCTTTTCCGGGACAAGCTCCAGATCATCCATCAGAGCACCCTGATGGTATTCCATCACACCCCTTTGATAGAGCTACTTCCCAGAACCACTTTCCTAGGCAAACTTTTGAAGGTCATGGGCAGAGTGGTAGTCGACAAGATTCAG CTGATGGAATGCAACCGTACTTTGGTGCACCATATGGAATGCCAAGACCAGACTCTGCACCAGAAGGTGGACAAGGACAGGGCTCGTTGCTTGGTTTCCCTCCCAGTCCTGCTGGACCCATGAATTTTCCTCAAAATTATCCACAGTGGAATGCAGTTCCCGGTTCTGTGCCTTTGGAACCTCCTATGGTATCTCAAGGATCTATGGATGGCTTTATGAATGTCGATCCTCAAGGAAGAGGATTCTTCCAGAATGATTACGGACAGAATGCTGGGAATAAGAGTTTGGAGCAACAGAGGCAGGGTGGGAATTTTGTGGACCCAAGGGATGGTAAAGGAATATTGGCTCCCCAACCGCTTCATCTTCCTCCTCCACCTCTAAGACCTCCTCCCCATCTGCCTCAAGGCAGCTCATACTCTGGTGATGGGAATCATGATGGACCTCCGGGCTTCAGCTGGCCAGCAGAGAGGCGGGATAGCTTCGGAGGTGGGGAGTAG
- the LOC121770425 gene encoding protein FAR-RED IMPAIRED RESPONSE 1-like — MEEVLVVPECSPELKPIVGQKFQSQDFAFAFYDVRLSKRCGCKASISFKFFSEEGLPGYIIQEFNEVHNHYMVARDIKAYTHEFDVQMVLDDMANKKELSKAFDVRMVLDDTLMMHFSVLVIRMYCMIFTLFTGKDNHGRPVTFAAGLVHNEKIGAFAWLFKHFVECMGVAPKMIVTDQDLGMRSAIEEVLVGTRHRWCMWHIMHKLATKVPNRLLRDEDFKKEFNACVLLNLLEPHEFEEEWNGVVERHGLEDIDWFNTLYDYRTTSISESENSFFKNFLKPRANIAKFYLNFNNALEFQRNSRTKLDYHDATALPILATTLSFEKHASTMYTDSMFKKIQEEIVEGNDRCRVLGFSSTDMVNTYKLGDNNRNSYFVRHNKTDESYSCDCKLNNEVKKIPDKYSESRWMKTPLAKAVHGQFDDTLPTKSIGDDRQIISKQGILMFYGFLRRFETDIDVLRAFVGGVEELGNSLQSRTPTTSASEKRRMIEEFCGMVRPEVVEVHPLDVVKTKGHANSSASRVISKRENAI, encoded by the exons atggaagaag TGTTGGTTGTACCCGAGTGTTCTCCAGAATTGAAGCCCATCGTCGGTCAAAAGTTCCAATCACAAGATTTCGCTTTTGCGTTTTACGATGT ACGGTTATCCAAGCGTTGTGGTTGTAAAGCGAGCATATCGTTCAAGTTCTTCTCCGAAGAAGGACTTCCAGGTTATATTATCCAGGAGTTCAACGAGGTTCATAACCATTATATGGTTGCTCGAGACATCAAAGCATACACACATGAGTTCGACGTACAAATGGTGTTGGATGATATGGCTAACAAGAAGGAACTGTCCAAGGCGTTCGACGTACGAATGGTGTTGGATGATACG CTAATGATGCATTTTTCTGTGCTTGTGATACGCATGTATTGTATGATCTTCACGCTATTTACAGGAAAGGACAATCATGGAAGACCTGTAACTTTCGCCGCTGGTTTGGTGCACAACGAGAAAATAGGGGCTTTTGCTTGGTTATTCAAACATTTCGTTGAATGCATGGGTGTTGCTCCAAAGATGATCGTAACAGATCAAGATTTGGGGATGAGATCAGCTATTGAAGAGGTTCTTGTCGGTACTCGCCACAGATGGTGTATGTGGCATATTATGCATAAGTTGGCCACCAAGGTTCCGAACAGGTTACTGAGGGACGAAGATTTCAAGAAAGAATTCAATGCCTGTGTCTTGTTGAATCTGCTTGAACCCCACGAATTCGAAGAAGAGTGGAATGGAGTAGTGGAACGACATGGCCTGGAAGACATTGACTGGTTCAACACCTTGTACGACTATAG GACTACCTCCATATCTGAATCGGAGAATAGCTTCTTTAAAAACTTTTTGAAGCCACGCGCCAACATTGCGAAATTCTACTTGAATTTCAACAATGCTCTGGAATTTCAGCGGAACAGTAGAACAAAGTTGGACTACCACGATGCAACTGCCCTACCCATATTGGCCACTACCTTGTCGTTCGAGAAACATGCTTCGACGATGTACACCGATAGTATGTTCAAGAAAATACAAGAGGAAATTGTTGAGGGTAATGATAGATGCCGCGTTCTGGGTTTTTCATCTACAGATATGGTTAACACCTACAAACTTGGGGACAACAATCGCAATTCATACTTTGTGAGACACAATAAGACTGATGAGTCATACTCGTGCGATTGCAAACT gaacaatgaagtgaaaaaaattCCGGACAAATACAGTGAAAGTAGATGGATGAAGACTCCTTTAGCTAAGGCTGTCCATGGTCAGTTTGATGACACTTTACCTACCAAATCCATCGGTGACGACAGGCAAATCATTTCAAAGCAAGGGATTTTGATGTTCTATGGTTTTCTTCGACGATTTGAGACGGACATTGATGTGCTTCGTGCTTTCGTAGGTGGTGTTGAAGAACTTGGTAATTCTCTTCAATCTAGGACTCCTACAACGTCTGCCTCTGAAAAGAGGAGAATGATTGAAGAGTTTTGTGGAATGGTAAGACCTGAAGTAGTTGAGGTCCATCCTCTGGATGTTGTCAAAACAAAGGGCCACGCTAACAGCTCCGCTAGCCGTGTGATTTCGAAGAGAGAAAATGCTATATAG
- the LOC121772472 gene encoding E3 ubiquitin-protein ligase HAKAI homolog isoform X1 — protein MLQIRLSKPASESGATAKPVPVDTVTVACPDHLVLADLPVAKGLGTASATAVIKSVGRRSRRQLGERVHFCVRCDFPVAIYGRLSPCEHAFCLDCARSHSLCYLCDERIQKIQTIKLMEGIFICAAPRCLKSFLKKSEFEMHINDVHADLLHPNKEKEGNESEAMSARKPSASDTTVQAPLRPIFSPLSSSQVHDREDKAQLPQSRDQPPLKPAAQQRPTPSFPGQAPDHPSEHPDGIPSHPFDRATSQNHFPRQTFEGHGQSGSRQDSVNPNSGPAPPQYGYPPYAADGMQPYFGAPYGMPRPDSAPEGGQGQGSLLGFPPSPAGPMNFPQNYPQWNAVPGSVPLEPPMVSQGSMDGFMNVDPQGRGFFQNDYGQNAGNKSLEQQRQGGNFVDPRDGKGILAPQPLHLPPPPLRPPPHLPQGSSYSGDGNHDGPPGFSWPAERRDSFGGGE, from the exons ATGCTGCAGATTCGGCTGAGCAAGCCAGCTAGTGAAAGCGGTGCGACTGCGAAACCTGTGCCTGTGGACACTGTTACTGTCGCTTGCCCCGATCATCTTGTGCTAGCTGATCTTCCTGTGGCGAAGGGTTTGGGTACAGCATCTGCAACCGCTGTTATCAAGTCTGTTGGACGCCGCTCCCGTCGCCAGCTCGGTGAGCGTGTTCATTTCTGTGTTAGATGCGATTTTCCGGTTGCTATTTATGGGCGTCTG AGCCCATGTGAGCATGCCTTCTGTTTGGACTGTGCCAGGAGTCATTCTCTTTGTTATCT TTGTGATGAACGCATCCAGAAGATTCAGACAATCAAACTGATGGAAGGAATCTTCATATGTGCTGCCCCTCGTTGTCTCAAGTCCTTCTTAAAGAAGAGTGAATTTGAGATGCATATAAATGACGTCCATGCTGATCTTCTTCACCCCAATAAGGAGAAAGAAGGAAATGAATCAGAAGCGATGAGTGCTAGGAAACCTTCAGCCTCGGATACCACTGTTCAAGCACCCCTGAGGCCGATTTTCTCTCCCCTTTCAAGTTCTCAAGTTCATGATCGCGAAGACAAAGCCCAGCTGCCTCAATCCAGGGATCAACCACCTTTGAAACCTGCTGCACAGCAAAGGCCAACACCATCTTTTCCGGGACAAGCTCCAGATCATCCATCAGAGCACCCTGATGGTATTCCATCACACCCCTTTGATAGAGCTACTTCCCAGAACCACTTTCCTAGGCAAACTTTTGAAGGTCATGGGCAGAGTGGTAGTCGACAAGATTCAG TTAACCCAAACTCAGGTCCAGCTCCACCTCAATACGGTTATCCTCCTTATGCAGCTGATGGAATGCAACCGTACTTTGGTGCACCATATGGAATGCCAAGACCAGACTCTGCACCAGAAGGTGGACAAGGACAGGGCTCGTTGCTTGGTTTCCCTCCCAGTCCTGCTGGACCCATGAATTTTCCTCAAAATTATCCACAGTGGAATGCAGTTCCCGGTTCTGTGCCTTTGGAACCTCCTATGGTATCTCAAGGATCTATGGATGGCTTTATGAATGTCGATCCTCAAGGAAGAGGATTCTTCCAGAATGATTACGGACAGAATGCTGGGAATAAGAGTTTGGAGCAACAGAGGCAGGGTGGGAATTTTGTGGACCCAAGGGATGGTAAAGGAATATTGGCTCCCCAACCGCTTCATCTTCCTCCTCCACCTCTAAGACCTCCTCCCCATCTGCCTCAAGGCAGCTCATACTCTGGTGATGGGAATCATGATGGACCTCCGGGCTTCAGCTGGCCAGCAGAGAGGCGGGATAGCTTCGGAGGTGGGGAGTAG
- the LOC121770426 gene encoding rhamnogalacturonate lyase-like encodes MMLWVGMVLLSLFLPIHSQTVNRGMVVDLASQDERVTLVEGGNHVEMSNGIVSITLTSPGGSITNITYQGSDNLLQTQDKETDRGHWDVVWNEASSSIGKTDNLEGTDYKVISQSENQIEISFTGTWSPPSSLAPLNIDKRYVMLRGSPGFYTYALLERLEGWPSFLIQEGRIVFKLQENKFHYMAMSDERQRFMPMYEDRKSGEPLAYKEAVLLKNATNPEFNGEVDDKYLYSGDNSDNTVHGWVSNDKVPIGFWMITPSNEFRTGGPIKQDLTSHTGPILLSMFISRHYIGTDIDVKFETQDNWKKVIGPNFIYLNSNASALADPSILWNDAKLRLQKEEADWPYNFLHSNEYLKSDQRGSITGQLLVHDRYDYTGSAYVGLAPPGAAGSWQIENKGYQFWTRTNEEGNFEIKNVIPGTYNLFGWVSGVVGDFKHVSDIAINPGSSVKVENLVFDPPRNGPTLWEIGIPDRSAVEFFIPDPNPKFKLHPYKLSIQKFRQYGLWDRYTDLYPKNDLVFTIGTSNYKTDWFFAHVTRKMGETEYAPTTWQIVFNLNTVDKQANYTLQLSLASATALDLQVRFNDQISPPHFETGFIGRDNALARHGIRGLYRFYSIPVDDKYQYSCDNKDNHVHRWIGSRPQVGFWVVTPSDEFRPSGTMKADLTSHVGSTSLAVSSALNQLLEKP; translated from the exons ATGATGTTGTGGGTTGGAATGGTTTTGCTCTCGTTGTTTTTGCCTATTCATTCTCAGACTGTTAACAG AGGAATGGTGGTGGATTTGGCATCTCAGGATGAGAGAGTAACACTTGTTGAAGGTGGTAATCAT GTTGAGATGAGTAATGGAATAGTTAGCATTACATTGACCTCACCGGGTGGTTCAATCACCAATATAACATATCAAGGAAGTGACAACTTGCTTCAAACTCAAGACAAAGAAACAGACAGAGG GCATTGGGACGTTGTTTGGAACGAGGCATCAAGCAGCATTGGCAAAACTGACAA CTTGGAAGGAACAGATTATAAGGTGATATCGCAAAGTGAAAATCAAATTGAGATTTCATTTACCGGAACATGGTCTCCTCCTAGCTCACTCGCCCCATTAAACATCGATAAAAG ATATGTGATGCTACGTGGGTCCCCTGGATTCTATACATATGCTCTACTCGAACGCCTTGAAGGGTGGCCTTCTTTTCTTATACAAGAAGGAAGAATTGTGTTCAAGCTTCAGGAAAATAA GTTTCACTACATGGCTATGTCTGATGAAAGGCAAAGGTTTATGCCAATGTATGAAGATCGCAAATCTGGCGAACCACTTGCTTATAAGGAAGCCGTTCTCTTGAAAAATGCAACTAATCCCGAATTCAACGGAGA GGTGGACGATAAATACTTGTACTCAGGTGACAACAGTGACAACACAGTTCATGGATGGGTTAGCAATGACAAAGTCCCAATAGGGTTTTGGATGATAACTCCAAGCAATGAATTTCGGACAGGTGGCCCAATCAAACAAGATCTCACATCTCATACTGGTCCAATTCTGCTCTCT ATGTTCATCAGCAGACATTATATTGGGACAGATATAGATGTCAAGTTTGAAACTCAAGATAATTGGAAAAAAGTTATTGGTCCAAATTTTATCTATCTCAACTCTAATGCTTCTGCACTAGCAGATCCTTCTATTCTTTGGAACGATGCTAAACTAAGG CTGCAAAAGGAGGAAGCGGATTGGCCGTATAATTTCCTACATTCGAACGAATACCTCAAATCAGATCAACGGGGATCTATTACCGGTCAATTGCTAGTTCATGATCGGTACGATTATA CTGGCTCAGCTTATGTGGGATTAGCTCCACCCGGGGCGGCTGGGTCATGGCAGATTGAGAATAAG ggGTATCAATTTTGGACACGGACCAATGAAGAGGGAAATTTTGAGATCAAGAATGTGATTCCGGGAACCTACAACTTGTTTGGATGGGTTTCGGGAGTTGTAGGAGACTTTAAGCATGTATCCGACATCGCCATCAACCCTGGATCTAGTGTCAAGGTTGAAAACCTAGTGTTCGATCCCCCGAGAAACGGTCCAACTTTGTGGGAGATTGGGATTCCAGATCGCTCTGCTGTCGAGTTTTTCATCCCGGACCCTAATCCAAAATTCAAGCTTCATCCATACAAACTTTCCATTCAAAA GTTCCGACAATACGGGCTTTGGGATCGCTACACCGATTTATACCCTAAAAATGACCTTGTTTTCACAATTGGGACTAGCAACTATAAAACAGATTGGTTTTTCGCACATGTTACAAG GAAAATGGGAGAGACAGAATATGCACCAACAACATGGCAAATAGTGTTCAACCTCAATACCGTCGACAAACAAGCAAATTACACTCTCCAATTGTCCCTCGCATCAGCCACTGCACTAGATTTACAA gtacgtttcaacgatcaAATATCCCCTCCACATTTCGAGACGGGATTCATAGGTCGTGACAATGCATTAGCAAGACATGGGATTCGAGGGCTGTACCGTTTCTACAGCATCCCG GTAGACGACAAGTACCAGTACTCATGTGACAACAAGGACAACCATGTGCACAGGTGGATTGGCTCACGGCCCCAGGTCGGATTTTGGGTTGTAACGCCGAGTGATGAGTTTCGACCAAGTGGTACAATGAAAGCGGATCTCACTTCTCATGTTGGCTCTACTTCGTTAGCTGTGAGTAGTGCATTAAATCAATTGTTGGAAAAACCATGA